The DNA window AAGCCAGAGACAAGTTCGATCAGGCCCTGGGGATCGATCCTGATGTAGCCTACGCCTATGCCATGAAGGGGGAGTCTTTCTTCCGGGAGGACTCCGAAAGCCAGAGTTCACTGAACCAGGCGGTTGCCAATGCCAACAGGGCCATTCAGAAGGATTCAAGCCTCTGGATTCCCCACAATACCCTGGGGAATATCTATGTAAAAACCCGTCGCTGGGACGACGCGATCCGCCACTTTCAGGAGGCCGCCAGGCTGAATCCCGAGAATGCGGACATACTGTTTGAACTGGGGAAGGTCCAGTACCGGACGGGACGCTTCAGGGATGCCAAACAGTCCTTTGAAGGTGCGATTCACCTGGTTCCGGATTTCGACCGCGCCTACTTCAATCTCGGTCTTACGGAAACCCAGCTTGGAAACACGGACAGGGCTGTTTCCGCTTTTTCCAATACGATTCATTATGATCCTGAACTGACTCCTGCCTATTTTGCCCTGGCCAATGCCTACCGCAGCAGGGGAGATCTTGTAAAGGCCGCCGAGAATTACAAGACCGCCGTCACCCGGGATCCGGAGAATGTGAATTACAACCTCTATTACGGGATCAATCTCTTTGATCAGGAAAAGTACGAGCAGGCGGAGGCGTATTTCAGGAATGCCGCCGAACTGGACGATTCCCGGGCGGATGTCCATTACAACCTGGCCCAGGCGTGCATAAAGCTGAACAGGGGCGGTGCCGCTCTGGAAGCTGCGGCCCAGGCGGTAAAACTGAAAGGAGATTCGCCCCTCTACGTCTATACCCTGGGACAGGCGGCGGAACTGACGGGAAATACCGATTATGCCGTACAGGCTTACGAGAAGGCCATAGCCCTGGATCCGTCCTATATTAAGCCCCGGATCAACCTGGGCATCCTCTACGATAAACGGGGGGAGTACGACCGGGCATTGAACCATCTCCTTGCGGCCTACAAGGTGGATCCCGCATCCATCGAAGTGAACAACAACCTGGGGAATGTATATCTGCATGCGGAACTCTACAGGGACGCCATAAACCATTATAAAAAGGCCGTCGCTGCCCAGCCGAATGCCACCCTGATGCGCTACAACCTGGCTATCGCCTATATCGAAACGGATCAGACAGCCCTGGCAAAGGAGTCCCTTTCAGAGCTGATCAAGATCGATCCCGCCTACTGGGACGCCTACTACCGCCTCGGTATGCTGCTCTACTCCGAAGGGGAGACCGAAGGGGCCCGGGCGATCTTCAAACGGCTCCTGGAGCGTCAGCCCGCTTATCCCCGCAGGGCGGAAATCGAGGAGCTGCTCTAAACGTTCCTGCCGGTCAGGTTCGCCCCACAAGGGCGAAGAGTTCCTGTCTGCTCAGTCTGAACCAGACGGGTCGTCCGTGGGGGCAGCGGGGATCCGGCAGTGAAAGGGCTTCCCTGGCGAGTTCCCGGGCGGATACCTCATCCAGGGATTCACCGTCCTTGATCGCCGCTTTGCAGGCCATGTCGGCATAGAGGGCGGTGAGCAGGTTCCTGATCGAGCCTCCGGCGTCGCTGAGAAAGGCTTCCAGCTCCTTTTCTACCCCCCGGTACGAAGCCGGGATGGCGGTAATGGTCAACTGCTTTTCCTCCAGTGCTCCCCGGAAACCCAGATCCGCCAGTTCGGAAAGGAGTTCGCCGTAGAACTCCCTGGGTTCCTGGTCATCTATTTCGATTTCCAGCGGCACAATAAGTCCCTGGGACTCCTGACCGGGGGCGGAAAAGCGGTTATACAGAATCCTTTCGTGGGCGGCGTGCTGATCGATCAGGTAGAGATCCTCTCCCGCCTGGCAGAGCAGAAACAGGTCAAAGGCCTGGCCCAGATAGCGGAGCTCGGCTTTCTCCCTGCCTGAGCCGGTATCATCCTGTGTATTTGGAGAAAGCCGCGGCGACGGGGATATCCCCTTCCAGGAATCGATGTTGCTCACCCGGGACAGCGGCCCACCGTCCCTCGGGGATGGAATGCTCCGGGGGGATGTCTCCGGGGAAGGGGTAAAACCGCCGGTCCCGGACCTTTCGGCTGCCGAATCCTGAAAATTCCGGGCGTCGAAACCGGAAAGATCCTGATGGCCGCTTTTCAGCGGAGAAGGACCGCCGGGAAAGGGCTCCCTTCGCGTGTATGTCTCAAGGGCCTCCTGGATGCCGCTGCTCACGGCGTGGTGCACCTCCCGTATGTTCCGTATGCGGGCCTCCCTTTTTGCGGGATGAATGTTGAAGTCAACGAGTTCAGGGTCGATCTCCAGAAAAAGCAGGGCCACCGGAAAACTCCCCCCGGGCAGCACGGAGGAGAAACCGTACTCCACCGCCTGCACCAGGGAATACTCCTGAATGCGTCGTTTATTTACATAAACGTGAATATAACGCCGGTCCCTGCGGTAGACCGCCGGGGAGGCGTGAACGAGAGTGAAGGAGAAGCCCTGTTGGCCTGCACCGAAGGATTCCGTGAGCCTGGGAGTAAAAACCGAAGAGTAGGCCGTGGAGACCCTCTCGGTAATACCTGATGCAGGAAGGGTGAGCCTGACCTCCCCGTCATTCAGAAGCTGAAAGGTGATCTCCGGAAAAGCCGCCGCTTTCTCGAGAAACACGGCCCTGCAGAGTCCCCCCTCCGCTTTGGCGCTTTTGAGAAAACGGCGTCTGCCGGGAAGATTATAAAAGATGTCCGCCGCCTCCACGGTGGTCCCCCGGGGACTCCTGTGGGGTTCCAGGGAGAGCATTTCTCCGTTTTCCACCAGCAGGCGGTGCCCCTCTTCACCGGTACTGCTGTTTATGGAGAGCTTTGCACAGGCCCCGATACTCCCCAGGGCTTCGCCCCGGAAACCGAGACTCTTCGTGTGATAGAGGTCATCTACGCTTTCGATCTTGCTTGTCGCGTGGGCATGATAGCAGAGGGCAAGGTCCTCCGCGCTCATACCGCTTCCGTTATCGCTTACCCGGATCGATCCGATTCCGCCGTTTTTGAGATCAACCTTTATGGTGTCCGCTCCGGCATCGACGGCATTATCGATAAGCTCCCGTACAATGGAAAACGGCCGGTCGATTACCTCGCCGGCCGCGATTTTTCTGGCCACATCGTCCCGCAGAAGTCTGATTCTGCGGGGCGAATCCCTGTCACTCATATGCTCGTCCTGTTATCAGAAGCTGACCCTCGTTTCGATTGAAACTGCAAAGTCCGCCTCCTTGTTTCCAGCCTCATCCTCGCTCACGAAGTTGGTCACCACTGCGGCGATCTGCAGGTTCGGGGCGAAGGAGTAGACCAATTCTCCGAAAAGGGCGGTCCGCTCGTCAAAAAGGCTGTTGCTTTCGATTCCGTCCACAAAACCGACGGTGTCCATTCCCAGGGAAGCGCTTACCGGGATAAAGGGTATCCGGGGAACCGTCGCCATAAGGTGGAACAGGTCCGCCGTATCGTCGAATCCCTCATCGTCCCAGGCCCAGCGGTAGCCGGCTTCAAGCATCAGCAGGTTTTCAAGCTCGAATCCCGCCTGGCCATAGATCCCCCGGGTAACCTCCTGCAGTGAGGAGGAGAGGGGTATAAGCTCACCAAGGTCCCGGGCATACTGTTCCCGCTGTCTCTCGTAGGTGGGACCGTAGAAACCATGGGCAAAAAGTCCCTTGTTGTACTGGTACTCCAGGCGGTAGTTCAGTATGGACAGATTACCGAAGATGCCGGAAGCCCAGCCGTAGTTCTGCAGCCGCTCAAGAAGATTGTCCTCGGAATCGTCATAGATAAAATCGGACTGCCATCCCGCGGAAACTGTTCCAAAGCTTCCCGTGTAATCCTCCCGGTAGTAGGGAAGCATGGTGCCGATGTCGGCAAAACCGACCAGGGAGAAGTTGTCCCGTTCCATAAGGGGGAACTCCGTATCCAGGGCGGTATGCAGAAAGAGGGGATCCCCCGCCTTGTCGTCCAGATCAGCTGCCGGGGCGATATCTGTCACCGAGGAGATGCCGAAACCCAGGGGAAGAGTCCGTCCCAGAGGGCGATAGCCGATGCGGCCTCCCATGATCTCCGGTTCTGCCAGATCGTTGAAGACCGATTCGATGGTCCATTTATCGGCGTTGAATCCGGTGTTCAGACCAACCCTGCGAATGGCGGGAAAGTCGGTGTCATTGGCAAAACGGTTTATGATGATGCCGTGGCCGAGGGTCACATTGTTGACGTTTCCGGCCTTCAGGAAGAAGGGGTCCCGGTTGTCGCCGTATTCAATGTAACGGATTTTCAGTACCAGGTCCTTCAGGGCGTCCCGGGCGGCATCGGCACTGTTGTCCTGGTCCGTACCGAAGGACCATTCGTAGTTGTCGTCCGGTTTGTACCAGTCTTCGGGATCGAAAAGGTCGGTATTGTAAATGATAGGCAGGTACAGACCAAGTTTGAAATCCCCGATGTTGAATGCGGGCTGCAGAATGAATTTCGAGAAGGTGAGCCCGTCGATGGTGACCGTACCGATCTCCATTCCGAGATGCTCCGAAAGGTAGCGCATGAAGGCGCTCTCTTCGGCGGGTTCACTGATCTCCGGTTCGGGTTCGGGCTCTGCAGCAGGTTCTGAATCGCTGCCGGTCTCGACGGCGGGGGGCTGATACCCCGGTACTTCCGCCGGCACAAGGGCTTCAAACTGCAGGTCCCGGTAGAGGGCCGCGAAGTTCTCGGTGCTCAAGGCAAGGGCCTCAAAGGAAGGTGCCAGGGCGTCGGCAAACTGCCCGGCTCCCAGTCTGAGGGATTCTCCGCTTGTGAGGCTGGTATAGTCAATCTCTCCTTCAAAGACAAAGGCGCTGTCAGAGGCGGAAGGTATAACCTCGAGGCCGAAGTCGGTACCCCGGATACCCGCGACTGCCGAGGGAGTCTGGATGGAGTAGTTGTTGCGCTTGAAAAGGCCGAATTTCGCAGCGATGGCCCGCAGTTTGCCGCCGAAAAGGGTAAACTCGTTGGCGGACTGTTCATCCTTCTGCAGACTCTCTATTACAAACTCGGTATTGCTTGAGAGGCGAATGATGGAACCATTGGGATCAAGACGGATCTCTGCGGCGGTCCGGCCGGTCTTTATCCGGTCACCGGGCATAAGATCCATGCCGTAGAAGATTTCCTCTATGCGGTTGCCGTCTATGTCAAAGACCTGGATCTCGTACTCATCTCCGAAATATTCCAGTACCGCTGTCGGTTCCTCCGTTTCCTGGGGAAACATGACAAGAGGCAAGAGGAGCATTATTGATGCAGCAAGCAGCAGATTCTTCATACCGTCCTCCTTAGAACGAAAAGTCCACCGAGGTGGTCAGGGTCGCGGTGGTAATCCAGGGATCCTCTCCGGCTGCAGCCGAAAGCGGGTTGTGACGCAGGGTATATCCCAGGGTTATCAGGGCATTTCCCGTCTTGTAGTTCAGGTCCGCTCCAAGCACGGTGTTTTCCGGCCTGGAGAAGTCGTCCAGCCCCTTGATGTAACGTTTATTGTAGCTCAGGTCAAAGTAGATCCCCGGCAGAAGGCCCTCGCCGATGGAGAGGCTGGCATTGACCTGGGGGTACTCGATATCCTGGTCGGGTTCGCCGAAGCCGCCCTCCACACTGGTGAGAAAAACCACTGTATCCTGCAGGAAGGAAAAACCGAGGCTTCCGTACCATCCGGCGTAGGCTGGAATATCGATATCGCCGTTGTACACTGCGTATTTCTCTTCCCGGTAAAGATCGTACTGCCCGTCAAAGTAGACGGGAACAAAGTTCTCTCCCAGAAAACGGAGCTGGGCACCGTACAGGATGTACCGAATGAGCCGGCCGCCGGCCCCGACCATACCCCCGTAGGCCTCGTCCTGGAAAACCAGGTCCCCGAAGGCCGCGAGACTTACTGTCGGTTTGTCCAGGATAGGCTGTCGCAGGTCCACCCCGAACATCTGTACCATGTCCGGCTCTCCGGAGATAAAATCGTATTGGGCATCGGGAATCCTGTCTGCTGCAAAGGTTGTCCCCAGCTGAAGCTCGGGAAGCAGGGGCAGGGAGGTCCCGGCCAGGGGGCGGGCGTAAATCCGGGCGCCGATTACATCCGCCAGGGCAAGGTTCCCGACGAAGGTTTCAAGCCCCACATAGGGAAAACCGA is part of the Marispirochaeta aestuarii genome and encodes:
- the mutL gene encoding DNA mismatch repair endonuclease MutL is translated as MSDRDSPRRIRLLRDDVARKIAAGEVIDRPFSIVRELIDNAVDAGADTIKVDLKNGGIGSIRVSDNGSGMSAEDLALCYHAHATSKIESVDDLYHTKSLGFRGEALGSIGACAKLSINSSTGEEGHRLLVENGEMLSLEPHRSPRGTTVEAADIFYNLPGRRRFLKSAKAEGGLCRAVFLEKAAAFPEITFQLLNDGEVRLTLPASGITERVSTAYSSVFTPRLTESFGAGQQGFSFTLVHASPAVYRRDRRYIHVYVNKRRIQEYSLVQAVEYGFSSVLPGGSFPVALLFLEIDPELVDFNIHPAKREARIRNIREVHHAVSSGIQEALETYTRREPFPGGPSPLKSGHQDLSGFDARNFQDSAAERSGTGGFTPSPETSPRSIPSPRDGGPLSRVSNIDSWKGISPSPRLSPNTQDDTGSGREKAELRYLGQAFDLFLLCQAGEDLYLIDQHAAHERILYNRFSAPGQESQGLIVPLEIEIDDQEPREFYGELLSELADLGFRGALEEKQLTITAIPASYRGVEKELEAFLSDAGGSIRNLLTALYADMACKAAIKDGESLDEVSARELAREALSLPDPRCPHGRPVWFRLSRQELFALVGRT
- a CDS encoding tetratricopeptide repeat protein — encoded protein: MNRKILAAGGAVVLLLLLLGGLFVWAPWKGSEGKGEGTAVSSRESDIRANTLRLASEYFEQGEYQRALDLVDQLLLQNPDDDEARALRDSVLKARRDAEERKKEEDLASQQDLSESLSDLSASLREDKLRPTAQPVPQMQPRDDEAERAAARSEAERKKREELNRLIQEGVAAMERSSYGEARDKFDQALGIDPDVAYAYAMKGESFFREDSESQSSLNQAVANANRAIQKDSSLWIPHNTLGNIYVKTRRWDDAIRHFQEAARLNPENADILFELGKVQYRTGRFRDAKQSFEGAIHLVPDFDRAYFNLGLTETQLGNTDRAVSAFSNTIHYDPELTPAYFALANAYRSRGDLVKAAENYKTAVTRDPENVNYNLYYGINLFDQEKYEQAEAYFRNAAELDDSRADVHYNLAQACIKLNRGGAALEAAAQAVKLKGDSPLYVYTLGQAAELTGNTDYAVQAYEKAIALDPSYIKPRINLGILYDKRGEYDRALNHLLAAYKVDPASIEVNNNLGNVYLHAELYRDAINHYKKAVAAQPNATLMRYNLAIAYIETDQTALAKESLSELIKIDPAYWDAYYRLGMLLYSEGETEGARAIFKRLLERQPAYPRRAEIEELL
- a CDS encoding FecR family protein produces the protein MKNLLLAASIMLLLPLVMFPQETEEPTAVLEYFGDEYEIQVFDIDGNRIEEIFYGMDLMPGDRIKTGRTAAEIRLDPNGSIIRLSSNTEFVIESLQKDEQSANEFTLFGGKLRAIAAKFGLFKRNNYSIQTPSAVAGIRGTDFGLEVIPSASDSAFVFEGEIDYTSLTSGESLRLGAGQFADALAPSFEALALSTENFAALYRDLQFEALVPAEVPGYQPPAVETGSDSEPAAEPEPEPEISEPAEESAFMRYLSEHLGMEIGTVTIDGLTFSKFILQPAFNIGDFKLGLYLPIIYNTDLFDPEDWYKPDDNYEWSFGTDQDNSADAARDALKDLVLKIRYIEYGDNRDPFFLKAGNVNNVTLGHGIIINRFANDTDFPAIRRVGLNTGFNADKWTIESVFNDLAEPEIMGGRIGYRPLGRTLPLGFGISSVTDIAPAADLDDKAGDPLFLHTALDTEFPLMERDNFSLVGFADIGTMLPYYREDYTGSFGTVSAGWQSDFIYDDSEDNLLERLQNYGWASGIFGNLSILNYRLEYQYNKGLFAHGFYGPTYERQREQYARDLGELIPLSSSLQEVTRGIYGQAGFELENLLMLEAGYRWAWDDEGFDDTADLFHLMATVPRIPFIPVSASLGMDTVGFVDGIESNSLFDERTALFGELVYSFAPNLQIAAVVTNFVSEDEAGNKEADFAVSIETRVSF